From Micrococcus porci, one genomic window encodes:
- a CDS encoding THUMP-like domain-containing protein, with the protein MARSQRPARPSRPRPRPADRPGRPRAAESAADATRLEPVLDPAGRVLLDGLGDVSGQDPLALSSRLRAAGHDADTVAAALTQAGLRHAGRAKLGALADGMLLTRDGLEQATRAVVAEHRARRLQEAGVRSLADLGCGIGADALVYARAGLDVTAVERDPTVAAAAAANLATLAPAGAASVVTGDAEAWAAAHADEVDALWLDPARRRLGSSGTARVFDPEAFSPPLSFVLGLADGGRPVGVKLGPGLPHEHVPAAAEAEWVSVDGDVVEVTLWFGPLAQAPGRRTATLLDTRGSAVHRLVPAAASSPAVEAVGEEGVDGLVGQVLLEPDGAVIRAGLVTDLAVELGPAVRLLDPHLAYLVAPDAAPHPLARGYRVLAVHEFRTKALARWARETGVGRLDVKKRGVRETPEQVRAAVLGRGTPGGRHATLVLARVGERRVAFEVEPLPAG; encoded by the coding sequence ATGGCACGATCCCAGCGCCCCGCCCGCCCGTCGCGGCCCCGTCCGCGTCCCGCCGACCGGCCGGGCCGCCCCCGCGCGGCCGAGTCCGCGGCCGACGCCACCCGCCTGGAGCCGGTGCTGGACCCCGCCGGGCGCGTCCTGCTCGACGGGCTCGGCGACGTCTCTGGCCAGGACCCCCTGGCCCTGTCCTCCCGCCTGCGCGCCGCCGGACACGACGCCGACACGGTCGCCGCCGCCCTGACCCAGGCGGGGCTGCGCCACGCGGGGCGCGCCAAGCTCGGTGCGCTCGCGGACGGCATGCTCCTCACCCGGGACGGGCTCGAGCAGGCCACCCGCGCCGTGGTGGCGGAGCACCGGGCGCGGCGCCTTCAGGAGGCCGGGGTGCGCTCCCTCGCCGACCTCGGCTGCGGCATCGGGGCGGACGCCCTCGTGTACGCGCGCGCCGGGCTGGACGTCACCGCCGTCGAGCGGGACCCCACCGTGGCCGCCGCCGCGGCGGCCAACCTCGCGACCCTCGCCCCCGCGGGCGCCGCCAGCGTCGTGACGGGCGACGCCGAGGCGTGGGCGGCCGCGCACGCGGACGAGGTGGATGCGCTCTGGCTGGACCCCGCGCGTCGGCGGCTGGGCTCGTCCGGGACGGCACGCGTGTTCGACCCCGAGGCGTTCTCCCCGCCGTTGTCCTTCGTGCTCGGCCTGGCCGACGGCGGCCGTCCGGTGGGTGTGAAGCTGGGCCCGGGCCTGCCCCACGAGCACGTGCCCGCCGCGGCCGAGGCCGAATGGGTGTCTGTGGATGGGGACGTCGTGGAGGTGACGCTGTGGTTCGGGCCGCTCGCGCAGGCCCCCGGGCGGCGCACGGCGACGCTGCTGGACACCCGCGGGTCGGCCGTGCACCGCCTCGTTCCGGCCGCCGCGTCCTCGCCCGCCGTGGAGGCGGTGGGGGAGGAGGGCGTGGACGGGCTCGTCGGCCAGGTCCTGCTCGAGCCGGACGGGGCGGTGATCCGCGCGGGGCTGGTGACGGACCTGGCGGTGGAGCTCGGCCCGGCTGTCCGCCTGCTGGACCCGCACCTGGCGTACCTCGTGGCGCCGGACGCGGCGCCGCACCCCCTGGCGCGCGGATACCGGGTGCTCGCGGTGCACGAGTTCCGCACGAAGGCGCTGGCCCGCTGGGCGCGGGAGACCGGTGTCGGTCGCCTGGACGTGAAGAAGCGCGGCGTGCGGGAGACCCCGGAGCAGGTGCGGGCCGCCGTGCTCGGTCGCGGCACGCCCGGGGGACGTCACGCGACGCTCGTGCTGGCGCGCGTGGGGGAGCGGCGCGTGGCGTTCGAGGTGGAGCCCCTGCCGGCCGGCTGA
- a CDS encoding zinc-dependent alcohol dehydrogenase: MRALTWQGKRSVSVEDVPDPRIQEPTDAIIKVTSTGICGSDLHLYEVLGPFMDKGDVIGHEPMGIVEEVGSAVTNLSPGDRVVIPFNISCGHCWMCQHGLQSQCETTQVKEQGSGAALLGYSRLYGSVPGGQAEYLRVPHADYGPIKVPHTGPDTQWLFLSDVVPTAWQAVQYANVSKGDTLAVLGLGPIGQMSARIGVHLGCRVIAVDPVPERRHMAARHGVEVLDMEGSGTGVPDLLRQATGGRGPDGVVDAVGMEAHGAPVAAAAQTAAGMLPGPLARAAVKTSGIDRLTALHTAIESVRRGGTVSLSGVYGGMQDPMPLLTMFDKQIQFTMGQCNVRRWVDDLLPLMDDPSDPLGVLDLVTHTAPLEDAPAMYEKFQKKQDGCIKVVLTP, encoded by the coding sequence ATGCGAGCACTCACATGGCAGGGAAAGCGAAGCGTCTCCGTCGAGGACGTCCCGGATCCGCGGATCCAGGAGCCCACGGACGCGATCATCAAGGTCACCTCCACCGGCATCTGCGGATCCGACCTCCACCTCTACGAGGTCCTGGGCCCGTTCATGGACAAGGGAGACGTCATCGGCCACGAGCCCATGGGCATCGTGGAGGAGGTCGGCTCCGCGGTCACGAACCTCTCCCCCGGTGACCGCGTCGTCATCCCCTTCAACATCTCCTGCGGCCACTGCTGGATGTGCCAGCACGGCCTGCAGTCCCAGTGCGAGACCACCCAGGTGAAGGAGCAGGGCTCCGGCGCCGCGCTGCTGGGCTACTCCCGCCTCTACGGCTCCGTGCCCGGCGGCCAGGCCGAGTACCTGCGGGTGCCGCACGCCGACTACGGGCCCATCAAGGTGCCGCACACCGGCCCCGACACCCAGTGGCTGTTCCTCTCCGACGTGGTGCCCACCGCGTGGCAGGCCGTGCAGTACGCGAACGTGTCGAAGGGCGACACGCTGGCCGTCCTCGGCCTGGGCCCCATCGGCCAGATGTCCGCGCGCATCGGCGTGCACCTGGGGTGCCGCGTGATCGCCGTCGACCCCGTGCCGGAGCGCCGCCACATGGCCGCGCGCCACGGCGTCGAGGTCCTGGACATGGAGGGCTCCGGCACGGGCGTCCCGGACCTCCTGCGCCAGGCGACCGGCGGGCGGGGCCCGGACGGCGTCGTGGACGCCGTGGGCATGGAGGCGCACGGCGCGCCCGTGGCCGCGGCCGCCCAGACCGCGGCGGGCATGCTGCCCGGCCCGCTGGCCCGCGCGGCCGTCAAGACCTCCGGCATCGACCGTCTCACGGCCCTGCACACGGCGATCGAGTCCGTGCGCCGCGGCGGCACCGTCTCCCTGAGCGGCGTGTACGGCGGCATGCAGGACCCCATGCCGCTGCTCACCATGTTCGACAAGCAGATCCAGTTCACCATGGGCCAGTGCAACGTCCGCCGCTGGGTGGACGACCTCCTGCCCCTGATGGACGACCCGTCCGATCCCCTGGGCGTGCTCGACCTCGTGACGCACACCGCGCCCCTCGAGGATGCGCCCGCCATGTACGAGAAGTTCCAGAAGAAGCAGGACGGCTGCATCAAGGTGGTGCTCACGCCGTGA
- a CDS encoding NAD-dependent epimerase/dehydratase family protein, with protein sequence MRIVVLGATGNVGTALLERLHRAPEATELVGVSRRGPDRAGAPYDGVEWHRMDIADAASAPRLTEVLRGADAVVDLVWVIRPNRDRAHLRAVNVDGNERVFRAAAAAGVPHLVYASSVGAYGPGPKDVRVDESHPTTGVPTSHYAAQKAEVETILDRVAAEHPRMLVSRLRPGLIFQSGAGPEIKDYFLGDLVPARLAARLRTPVLPFPTGLRFQALTAQDVAEAYWQVVAHRAGGAFNVAAEPVLDAHTMGTVLGARRILELPVAVFRAAAAVSYRARLQPTDPGWVDMAAAVPVMDTSALRRATDWRPRTDARDAVRLVLDHLDGREGLGNAGHRSHSPLE encoded by the coding sequence GTGAGGATCGTCGTCCTCGGTGCCACCGGCAACGTCGGGACGGCCCTGCTCGAGCGCCTCCACCGGGCCCCGGAGGCCACCGAGCTCGTCGGCGTGAGCCGGCGCGGCCCGGACCGCGCGGGCGCTCCGTACGACGGCGTCGAGTGGCACCGCATGGACATCGCCGACGCCGCGTCCGCCCCCCGCCTCACCGAGGTGCTGCGCGGGGCGGACGCCGTGGTCGACCTCGTGTGGGTGATCCGCCCCAACCGCGACCGCGCGCATCTGCGGGCGGTCAACGTGGACGGCAACGAGCGCGTGTTCCGTGCCGCTGCCGCCGCGGGGGTGCCCCACCTGGTCTACGCCTCCTCCGTGGGCGCGTATGGGCCGGGGCCGAAGGACGTGCGGGTGGACGAGTCGCACCCCACCACGGGCGTGCCGACGTCCCACTACGCGGCCCAGAAGGCCGAGGTGGAGACGATCCTGGACCGCGTGGCGGCCGAGCACCCGCGGATGCTCGTCAGCCGGCTCCGGCCCGGACTGATCTTCCAGTCCGGCGCCGGGCCCGAGATCAAGGACTACTTCCTGGGCGACCTCGTGCCCGCCCGCCTCGCCGCGCGCCTGCGCACCCCCGTGCTGCCCTTCCCCACGGGCCTGCGCTTCCAGGCGCTCACCGCCCAGGACGTCGCGGAGGCGTACTGGCAGGTGGTCGCCCACCGCGCCGGCGGCGCGTTCAACGTCGCCGCCGAGCCCGTGCTCGACGCCCACACGATGGGCACGGTGCTCGGCGCCCGCCGGATCCTCGAGCTGCCCGTCGCGGTGTTCCGCGCCGCCGCCGCCGTGAGCTACCGGGCCCGCCTGCAGCCCACGGACCCGGGCTGGGTGGACATGGCCGCCGCGGTGCCCGTGATGGACACCTCCGCGCTGCGGCGCGCGACCGACTGGCGCCCGCGCACGGACGCGCGGGACGCGGTGCGCCTCGTGCTCGACCACCTGGACGGCCGGGAGGGCCTCGGGAACGCGGGGCACCGCTCCCACTCCCCTCTAGAGTGA
- a CDS encoding glutamate--cysteine ligase: MSLPFADSAQSTLGIEWELALVDPLTGDLRSEAPGILEELRAEAGLDADADHPHVTGELLQNTVELVTGVHGSVPDAVADLGGIAARVQRAAADRGLALFCQGTHPFGEAMTQPITPKARYGRMVDLTQYWGRQMLIFGVHVHIGLDDRAKAMPAVNRLISRLPHLLALSASSPFWVGADTGYQSQRTQLFQQLPTAGLPFQFETWEGFEHCVEQMTGVGMVEDVTECRWDVRAVPRLGTVEMRVCDGMATLEEIGAVAAYAQCLVHELSAQVEDDEPVAILPPWYTQENKWRAARYGLEATVITDDAGTQVPLAEHLAADLERLAPVAEELGCAAELAHARVLMEHSPADRQRRVAAEAAAGPPRTGEDPADPVAPLRAVVRDAADRTRESLRAFQG; encoded by the coding sequence ATGAGCCTTCCCTTCGCCGACTCCGCGCAGTCCACCCTCGGCATCGAGTGGGAGCTAGCGCTCGTGGATCCCCTGACGGGCGACCTGCGCTCCGAGGCGCCGGGCATCCTCGAGGAGCTGCGCGCCGAGGCGGGCCTGGACGCGGACGCCGACCACCCGCACGTGACGGGCGAGCTGCTGCAGAACACGGTCGAGCTGGTCACGGGCGTGCACGGCTCGGTGCCGGACGCCGTCGCGGACCTCGGCGGGATCGCGGCCCGCGTGCAGCGCGCCGCGGCGGACCGCGGGCTGGCGCTGTTCTGCCAGGGCACGCACCCGTTCGGCGAGGCGATGACGCAGCCCATCACTCCCAAGGCGCGCTACGGGCGGATGGTGGACCTCACCCAGTACTGGGGCCGCCAGATGCTGATCTTCGGCGTGCACGTGCACATCGGCCTGGACGACCGCGCCAAGGCCATGCCCGCCGTCAACCGGCTGATCAGCCGGCTCCCGCACCTGCTGGCGCTGTCGGCGTCGTCCCCGTTCTGGGTGGGCGCGGACACCGGCTACCAGTCCCAGCGCACGCAGCTCTTCCAGCAGCTGCCGACCGCCGGGCTGCCCTTCCAGTTCGAGACGTGGGAGGGCTTCGAGCACTGCGTCGAGCAGATGACGGGCGTCGGCATGGTGGAGGACGTCACCGAGTGCCGCTGGGACGTGCGCGCGGTGCCGCGCCTGGGCACCGTGGAGATGCGGGTGTGCGACGGCATGGCCACCCTCGAGGAGATCGGCGCCGTCGCGGCCTACGCCCAGTGCCTGGTCCATGAGCTCTCCGCGCAGGTCGAGGACGACGAGCCCGTCGCGATCCTGCCGCCCTGGTACACCCAGGAGAACAAGTGGCGCGCCGCCCGCTACGGCCTGGAGGCCACCGTCATCACGGACGACGCCGGCACGCAGGTCCCGCTGGCCGAGCACCTGGCCGCGGACCTGGAGCGCCTGGCCCCGGTGGCGGAGGAACTGGGCTGCGCGGCGGAGCTGGCGCACGCGCGCGTCCTGATGGAGCACTCCCCCGCGGACCGGCAGCGACGCGTGGCCGCGGAGGCCGCCGCGGGTCCGCCCCGGACGGGCGAGGACCCCGCCGACCCGGTCGCGCCCCTGCGCGCCGTCGTCCGGGACGCCGCGGACCGCACCCGCGAGTCCCTCCGGGCCTTCCAGGGCTGA
- a CDS encoding ABC transporter permease codes for MTLDVRHHVADAPPRLEEPGRGDRVCWVPPAVLRPERTRWQRTWPLLVGVLVTAALIVVSLFVGVYDVGAEGGREMFAITRVPRTVALVLAGASMAMCGLIMQLMTQNRFVEPSTTGTTEWAGLGLLVTMVLVPGSGLVTRMVGAILFAFVGTLVFFLFLRRVRLQSSLIVPIVGIMLGAVVGAASTFLALQTDMLQQVGAWFAGSFTSVVRGRYELLFLVLIVCVAVFVIADRFTVAGLGKDVATNVGLNYDAVILTGVAMVAVATGVVTVVIGALPFLGLVVPNLVSMVRGDNLRTNLPWVVMVGVWIVIVCDLIGRTVIAPFEVPISLILGLVGAIVFLALLLRQAKHG; via the coding sequence GTGACTCTCGACGTGCGTCACCACGTCGCCGACGCCCCGCCCCGGCTCGAGGAGCCGGGGCGGGGCGACCGCGTGTGCTGGGTCCCGCCCGCCGTCCTGCGGCCCGAGCGCACCCGCTGGCAGCGCACCTGGCCGCTGCTGGTCGGCGTCCTGGTGACCGCGGCCCTCATCGTGGTCTCGCTGTTCGTGGGCGTGTACGACGTCGGCGCGGAGGGCGGACGCGAGATGTTCGCCATCACGCGCGTGCCGCGCACGGTCGCCCTCGTGCTGGCCGGTGCCTCGATGGCGATGTGCGGGCTGATCATGCAGCTCATGACGCAGAACCGCTTCGTGGAGCCCAGCACCACGGGCACCACCGAGTGGGCCGGCCTCGGCCTGCTGGTGACCATGGTGCTCGTGCCGGGGTCGGGCCTGGTGACCCGGATGGTCGGGGCCATCCTCTTCGCCTTCGTCGGCACCCTCGTGTTCTTCCTCTTCCTGCGGCGGGTGCGCCTGCAGTCCTCCCTCATCGTGCCGATCGTGGGCATCATGCTCGGCGCCGTCGTGGGCGCCGCCTCGACGTTCCTCGCCCTCCAGACGGACATGCTGCAGCAGGTGGGCGCGTGGTTCGCCGGCTCGTTCACCTCCGTGGTCCGCGGCCGGTACGAGCTGCTCTTCCTCGTGCTGATCGTGTGCGTGGCGGTCTTCGTCATCGCCGACCGCTTCACCGTGGCCGGCCTCGGCAAGGACGTCGCGACGAACGTCGGCCTCAACTACGACGCCGTGATCCTCACCGGCGTGGCCATGGTGGCCGTGGCCACCGGCGTGGTCACCGTGGTGATCGGGGCCCTCCCGTTCCTGGGGCTCGTGGTCCCCAACCTCGTGTCCATGGTGCGCGGCGACAACCTGCGGACGAACCTGCCCTGGGTGGTCATGGTCGGCGTGTGGATCGTGATCGTCTGCGACCTGATCGGGCGCACCGTGATCGCCCCGTTCGAGGTGCCCATCTCGCTGATCCTGGGCCTCGTGGGCGCGATCGTGTTCCTCGCCCTGCTGCTGAGGCAGGCCAAGCATGGCTGA
- a CDS encoding siderophore ABC transporter substrate-binding protein, with protein sequence MRTARLSTAAALASLAALTLAGCGAGGPAAEGSSPASSAASSSPASSAASSSATAGGVAAGVTVTDMSGTEVTLPEEVDSVIATDNRIFRTLDDWGVELSAAPKQIMYKGEGGPSYLQDDSVADIGNHREPDMELFVTAEPDVVFNGQRFNERKAEIDELTGDAAVVDTNFDVTQTPMDEGLKKLTTLLGEATGHEADAEKLIADFDAATQLAKDAYDPEQTVMGLIASGGELSYAAPSTGRSIGPFFDMLDLTPALDQSGTDNHQGDDISVEAIAKSNPDWLIVMDRDAAVGEENATAAELIERSEALQDVTAVKEGNIVYLPADFYVSEDIQNHTTVMEDLAKAFEGAQ encoded by the coding sequence ATGCGCACCGCACGCCTGTCCACCGCCGCCGCCCTCGCTTCGCTCGCCGCCCTGACGCTGGCCGGCTGCGGAGCGGGAGGCCCCGCCGCCGAGGGCTCCTCCCCGGCCTCCTCGGCCGCGTCCTCCTCCCCGGCCTCCTCGGCCGCGTCCTCCTCCGCGACGGCCGGCGGCGTCGCGGCCGGGGTCACCGTCACGGACATGTCCGGCACCGAGGTCACCCTGCCGGAGGAGGTCGACTCCGTCATCGCCACGGACAACCGCATCTTCCGCACCCTGGACGACTGGGGCGTCGAGCTGTCGGCCGCGCCGAAGCAGATCATGTACAAGGGCGAGGGCGGGCCCTCCTACCTCCAGGACGACTCGGTCGCCGACATCGGCAACCACCGGGAGCCCGACATGGAGCTGTTCGTCACCGCCGAGCCGGACGTCGTCTTCAACGGCCAGCGGTTCAACGAGCGCAAGGCGGAGATCGACGAGCTGACCGGCGACGCCGCCGTCGTGGACACGAACTTCGACGTCACGCAGACCCCCATGGACGAGGGCCTGAAGAAGCTGACCACCCTGCTGGGCGAGGCCACCGGCCACGAGGCCGATGCCGAGAAGCTCATCGCCGACTTCGACGCCGCCACGCAGCTCGCCAAGGACGCCTACGACCCCGAGCAGACCGTCATGGGCCTCATCGCCTCGGGCGGCGAGCTGTCGTACGCCGCGCCCAGCACCGGCCGCTCCATCGGCCCGTTCTTCGACATGCTGGACCTGACCCCGGCCCTCGATCAGTCGGGCACCGACAACCACCAGGGCGACGACATCTCCGTCGAGGCCATCGCGAAGTCGAACCCGGACTGGCTGATCGTCATGGACCGCGACGCCGCCGTCGGCGAGGAGAACGCCACCGCCGCCGAGCTGATCGAGCGCTCCGAGGCCCTCCAGGACGTGACCGCGGTGAAGGAGGGCAACATCGTGTACCTGCCCGCCGACTTCTACGTCTCCGAGGACATCCAGAACCACACCACGGTCATGGAAGACCTCGCGAAGGCCTTCGAAGGCGCGCAGTGA